Proteins from one Patescibacteria group bacterium genomic window:
- a CDS encoding bifunctional phosphoglucose/phosphomannose isomerase, whose protein sequence is MKKILNSQKQIKKYNQGQILESIESLTDQVKQSLSEVLKIKLPAHYKKVDKIVLSGMGGSEIGCDLLRQALADKLKKPITIISGYRLPRFVDKKTLFLSSSYSGHTEEVIITTKKAIKRQAKILIITSGGKLGKLAKKNKIPAYIFKPSFNPSNQPRLGLGYSIGGLIQILRRLQFLDLKKSEINKALSLVEKESLKFEAKKDFNKNPAKKLASKIHKKVPVLLSSNDFLGNLHVLANQLQENAKNFAAYYALPEMNHHLIEGLSHPDLLKKFLFIFLPSNLLPSRLKKRFKITKNILGKKNLKSINVDLKGKDFLSQSFYLLTLGSFVSFYLAVLNQKDPQKIPLVDYFKKQLSK, encoded by the coding sequence ATGAAAAAAATATTAAACAGCCAAAAACAAATAAAAAAATACAACCAAGGCCAGATTTTAGAATCGATTGAAAGCTTAACTGATCAGGTCAAACAATCCTTGTCGGAAGTATTAAAGATAAAGCTACCGGCTCATTATAAAAAAGTAGATAAAATAGTTTTAAGTGGTATGGGAGGATCAGAAATTGGCTGTGACCTTTTACGTCAGGCTCTAGCTGACAAGTTGAAAAAACCGATTACTATTATCTCTGGCTATCGTTTGCCCCGGTTTGTTGATAAAAAAACATTATTTTTATCCTCCTCTTATTCAGGCCATACTGAAGAGGTAATTATAACTACCAAAAAAGCCATAAAACGTCAGGCAAAAATATTAATAATCACTAGTGGAGGTAAATTAGGAAAACTAGCTAAAAAAAATAAAATACCGGCTTATATTTTTAAGCCTTCTTTTAATCCGTCAAACCAGCCTCGTTTAGGCCTGGGTTATTCAATTGGAGGATTAATACAAATTTTACGGCGTCTTCAATTTTTAGACCTAAAAAAAAGCGAAATTAATAAAGCTTTATCATTAGTTGAAAAAGAAAGTTTAAAATTTGAGGCCAAAAAAGATTTTAATAAAAACCCGGCTAAAAAATTAGCTTCTAAAATTCACAAGAAGGTGCCGGTCTTGCTGTCCAGTAATGATTTTTTAGGCAACCTTCACGTTTTAGCCAATCAATTACAGGAAAACGCCAAGAATTTTGCCGCTTATTATGCCTTACCGGAAATGAATCATCACTTAATAGAGGGTTTATCGCATCCAGATTTATTAAAGAAATTTTTATTCATTTTTTTGCCTTCAAATTTACTGCCTTCTCGTTTGAAAAAAAGATTTAAAATAACTAAAAATATTCTAGGCAAAAAAAATTTAAAATCAATTAATGTTGATTTAAAAGGAAAAGATTTTTTAAGTCAATCCTTTTATCTACTCACTTTGGGTAGTTTTGTTAGCTTTTATTTAGCTGTTTTAAACCAGAAAGACCCGCAAAAAATTCCTTTAGTTGATTATTTTAAAAAACAACTTTCAAAATAG
- a CDS encoding YebC/PmpR family DNA-binding transcriptional regulator — protein sequence MSGHSKWSKIKRQKQATDKKKGKIFSKLSKTISIAVREKGKDPADNSDLRLAIEKAREANMPSTNIEKAIKRGAGEIEGREIEQGIYEIYGPGGLAIIVKVLTDNNNRTVSEIKNIVSEHGGNLGQSGSVLYLFNQMGIIEIEPENSDKEKMFLEVAELGAEDIEESNEVIKIITKKENLQEIQKGLEKKYKITSAGIGMIPEVLVEIENEKEKNKLKKLLEALENQEDVEKIFTNLKK from the coding sequence ATGTCCGGGCATTCAAAATGGTCAAAAATTAAAAGACAAAAGCAAGCTACTGACAAAAAAAAGGGTAAAATCTTTTCTAAATTATCCAAGACTATCTCCATAGCTGTTCGCGAAAAAGGCAAAGATCCGGCAGATAATTCTGATCTGCGCCTAGCTATTGAAAAAGCCAGGGAAGCTAATATGCCTTCCACAAATATTGAAAAGGCTATAAAAAGAGGAGCTGGAGAAATTGAAGGCCGGGAAATTGAACAAGGAATTTATGAAATATACGGCCCCGGAGGCCTGGCTATTATTGTAAAAGTGCTAACTGACAATAATAATCGCACGGTTTCCGAAATTAAAAATATTGTCTCTGAACACGGCGGCAATCTCGGACAATCCGGCTCAGTACTTTATCTTTTTAATCAAATGGGGATAATTGAAATTGAACCTGAAAATTCAGATAAAGAAAAAATGTTTTTAGAAGTGGCCGAATTAGGCGCCGAGGATATTGAAGAAAGTAATGAAGTGATTAAAATTATTACCAAAAAAGAAAACCTGCAAGAAATTCAAAAAGGATTGGAAAAAAAATATAAAATTACTTCCGCTGGTATAGGCATGATTCCGGAAGTTTTGGTAGAAATCGAGAATGAAAAAGAAAAAAATAAATTAAAAAAATTATTAGAAGCTCTGGAAAATCAGGAAGACGTGGAGAAAATCTTCACTAATTTAAAAAAATAA
- the ruvC gene encoding crossover junction endodeoxyribonuclease RuvC produces MKILGLDPGLAYTGYAIIKKEKNNIEVIKYGCLNTQAGEKIENRLNNIFKKLNKIINQYNPDKMAAENLYFCKNVSSAFKVGQTKGIINLAAAKKKIPIFEYTPLQIKQAITGYGRASKSQVQKMLKSILKLKKIPTPDHASDALAVAYCCASTKEYLK; encoded by the coding sequence ATGAAAATACTCGGTCTAGACCCAGGATTGGCTTATACTGGTTACGCTATAATTAAAAAAGAAAAAAATAATATTGAAGTTATTAAATACGGCTGTTTAAATACCCAGGCTGGAGAAAAAATAGAAAATCGGCTCAACAATATTTTTAAAAAATTAAATAAAATAATAAACCAATATAACCCTGATAAAATGGCGGCTGAAAATCTATATTTTTGCAAAAATGTTAGTTCCGCCTTTAAAGTTGGTCAGACTAAGGGCATTATTAATTTAGCCGCGGCTAAAAAAAAGATTCCTATTTTTGAATATACCCCCCTTCAGATTAAGCAAGCTATTACCGGTTATGGCCGGGCTAGTAAGAGTCAGGTTCAAAAAATGCTGAAAAGTATTTTAAAACTAAAAAAAATACCTACGCCTGATCACGCCTCAGACGCCCTGGCCGTGGCTTACTGCTGTGCCAGTACTAAAGAATATTTAAAATGA